The following coding sequences are from one Pseudonocardia sp. HH130630-07 window:
- the nusB gene encoding transcription antitermination factor NusB produces the protein MRARTKARKRALDILFESEARGEAPLDVLVARRETDDAPPVQDYAARLVEGVATHRERIDQLLAEHAEGWDVDRMPAVDRGLLRIGVYELLWVDDVDDPVAITEAVELARTLSTDDSPRYVNGVLGQISDIAEHLRATL, from the coding sequence GTGCGCGCACGCACCAAGGCCCGCAAGCGGGCTCTGGACATCCTGTTCGAGTCCGAGGCCCGCGGCGAGGCGCCGCTGGACGTCCTCGTCGCGCGCCGGGAGACCGACGACGCGCCGCCGGTGCAGGACTACGCGGCCCGGCTGGTCGAGGGCGTCGCCACCCACCGGGAGCGGATCGACCAGCTCCTCGCCGAGCACGCCGAGGGCTGGGACGTCGACCGCATGCCCGCGGTGGACCGTGGCCTGCTCCGGATCGGTGTCTACGAGCTGCTGTGGGTGGACGACGTCGACGACCCGGTGGCGATCACCGAGGCCGTGGAGCTCGCGCGCACGCTGTCCACCGACGACTCGCCGCGCTACGTCAACGGCGTGCTGGGCCAGATCTCGGACATCGCGGAGCACCTGCGCGCCACGCTCTGA
- a CDS encoding response regulator: MTVRVVVADDQAVVRAGLRTVLAAAPDIEVVGEASDGSAAAELAEDLRPDVVLMDVRMPGTDGIEGTRRIRALRDPGVRVLVVTTFDLDRHVYDALRAGASGFVLKDVEPEDLQVAVRTVHAGHDLFAPSVTRRLVGSFVPADPGPDTGPAGGLTEREREVLALVATGLSNAEIADRLVLGGTTVKTHVSNLLTKLDLRDRVQLVVFAYEHGLVGPAGDTG, translated from the coding sequence ATGACGGTGCGGGTGGTGGTGGCCGACGACCAGGCGGTGGTGCGTGCCGGGCTGCGGACGGTGCTGGCGGCCGCACCCGACATCGAGGTCGTCGGCGAGGCCTCCGACGGCTCCGCCGCGGCGGAGCTCGCCGAGGACCTGCGCCCGGACGTCGTCCTGATGGACGTGCGGATGCCCGGTACCGACGGCATCGAGGGGACCCGGCGGATCCGGGCGCTGCGGGATCCGGGCGTCCGGGTGCTGGTGGTGACCACGTTCGACCTGGACCGGCACGTCTACGACGCGCTGCGGGCCGGGGCGTCGGGCTTCGTCCTCAAGGACGTCGAGCCGGAGGACCTGCAGGTCGCGGTCCGGACGGTGCACGCGGGCCACGACCTGTTCGCGCCGTCGGTGACCAGGCGGCTGGTCGGGTCGTTCGTCCCGGCCGACCCGGGGCCGGACACCGGACCGGCCGGCGGGCTGACCGAGCGCGAGCGTGAGGTGCTCGCACTCGTCGCGACCGGCCTGTCGAACGCCGAGATCGCCGACCGGCTGGTCCTCGGCGGCACCACGGTGAAGACGCACGTGTCGAATCTGCTGACCAAGCTGGACCTGCGCGACCGGGTGCAGCTGGTGGTGTTCGCCTACGAGCACGGCCTGGTGGGACCGGCCGGTGACACCGGCTGA
- a CDS encoding aspartate carbamoyltransferase catalytic subunit, which translates to MRHLLSVADLDAGEATALLDTADRLRQALLGREVRKLPTLRGRTVITMFYENSTRTRVSFEIAGKWMSADTVNVSASGSSAAKGESLRDTALTLSSMGADCVVVRHPASGAAHRLAHWVDAQRDVTGTPTAIVNAGDGTHEHPTQALLDAATLRDRLGTIAGRRIAIVGDVLHSRVARSNVQLLATLGAEVVLVAPPTLLPVGVESWPCRVSHTLDAELPSVDAVMMLRVQAERMHGGFFPSAREYSVRYGLSEDRARLLRDDAVVLHPGPMIRGMEIAPAVADAPSAAVLQQVRTGVHVRMAVLYHLLAGASE; encoded by the coding sequence GTGAGGCACCTGCTCTCGGTCGCCGACCTCGACGCCGGCGAGGCCACGGCGCTGCTCGACACGGCCGACCGGCTGCGCCAGGCGCTGCTGGGCCGCGAGGTCCGCAAGCTGCCCACGCTGCGCGGGCGGACGGTCATCACGATGTTCTACGAGAACTCCACGCGCACCCGGGTCTCGTTCGAGATCGCCGGCAAGTGGATGAGCGCCGACACGGTGAACGTCTCGGCCTCCGGCTCGTCGGCGGCCAAGGGCGAGTCGCTGCGCGACACCGCGCTCACACTGTCGTCGATGGGGGCCGACTGCGTGGTCGTCCGGCACCCGGCCTCCGGCGCGGCACACCGGCTGGCGCACTGGGTGGACGCCCAGCGCGACGTGACCGGGACGCCGACGGCGATCGTCAACGCCGGTGACGGGACCCACGAGCACCCCACCCAGGCGCTGCTGGACGCGGCCACCCTGCGCGACCGGCTCGGCACCATCGCCGGGCGCCGGATCGCGATCGTCGGTGACGTCCTGCACTCGCGGGTCGCGCGGTCGAACGTGCAGCTGCTCGCGACCCTCGGTGCCGAGGTGGTGCTGGTCGCGCCGCCGACGCTGCTGCCGGTGGGCGTCGAGTCCTGGCCGTGCCGGGTCTCGCACACCCTGGACGCCGAGCTGCCCTCGGTGGACGCGGTCATGATGCTGCGGGTGCAGGCCGAGCGCATGCACGGCGGCTTCTTCCCCTCCGCGCGGGAGTACTCGGTCCGCTACGGCCTGTCCGAGGACCGGGCGAGGCTGCTGCGCGACGACGCCGTCGTCCTGCACCCCGGCCCGATGATCCGCGGCATGGAGATCGCGCCCGCCGTCGCCGACGCACCGTCCGCGGCGGTGCTGCAGCAGGTCCGCACCGGCGTGCACGTCCGGATGGCGGTCCTCTACCACCTGCTCGCCGGAGCTTCGGAGTGA
- the efp gene encoding elongation factor P, which translates to MATTNDLKNGLVLNLEGQLWAVTAFQHVKPGKGGAFVRTTLKNVMSGKVVDKTFNAGTKVETATVDRRDMTYLYRDGSDFVFMDGDTFEQIPISEKAVGDAARYLLENAGAQVSLHEGEPLFIELPTSVELVIDHTDPGLQGDRSTGGTKPATLETGAEIQVPLFLESGTKVKVDTRDGRYLGRVS; encoded by the coding sequence GTGGCGACCACGAACGACCTGAAGAACGGCCTGGTGCTGAACCTCGAGGGCCAGCTGTGGGCCGTGACGGCGTTCCAGCACGTCAAGCCCGGTAAGGGTGGCGCCTTCGTGCGCACCACCCTGAAGAACGTGATGTCCGGCAAGGTCGTCGACAAGACCTTCAACGCGGGCACCAAGGTCGAGACCGCGACCGTCGACCGGCGCGACATGACCTACCTGTACCGCGACGGCAGCGACTTCGTCTTCATGGACGGCGACACCTTCGAGCAGATCCCGATCTCGGAGAAGGCGGTCGGCGACGCCGCCCGCTACCTGCTGGAGAACGCCGGGGCGCAGGTGTCGCTGCACGAGGGCGAGCCGCTGTTCATCGAGCTGCCGACCTCGGTCGAGCTGGTCATCGACCACACCGACCCCGGCCTGCAGGGCGACCGCTCCACCGGCGGCACCAAGCCCGCGACGCTGGAGACCGGCGCCGAGATCCAGGTGCCGCTGTTCCTGGAGAGCGGCACCAAGGTCAAGGTCGACACCCGGGACGGCCGGTACCTCGGCCGCGTGAGCTGA
- the pyrF gene encoding orotidine-5'-phosphate decarboxylase, producing the protein MTDFGKRLVEAVATYGSLCVGIDPHPALLARWGLTDDADGLAGFADTCVAGLAGAVAVVKPQSAFFERHGAAGVAVLERLLDDLAETPTLSLLDAKRGDIGSTMDGYADAYLRVGAPLGADAVTLSPYLGFEALEPAFVAAGEAGRGVFVLARTSNPEGAPVQLATVPGGGTLAQSVVDAAAARNAGAGACGAETDPGGPQPCGDVGVVVGGTRDHGLDLSGLYGPVLVPGLGAQGASPADVVSRFAGTAGPVLPVAARSVLRAGPDAGALRDAARALGEELTSASAGSH; encoded by the coding sequence GTGACCGACTTCGGCAAGCGCCTGGTGGAGGCCGTCGCCACCTACGGGTCGCTCTGCGTCGGCATCGACCCGCACCCGGCGTTGCTGGCCCGGTGGGGGCTCACCGACGACGCGGACGGCCTGGCCGGGTTCGCCGACACCTGCGTCGCCGGGCTCGCCGGTGCCGTGGCCGTCGTGAAGCCGCAGTCGGCGTTCTTCGAACGGCACGGGGCAGCCGGTGTCGCGGTCCTGGAGCGGTTGCTGGACGACCTCGCCGAGACCCCGACACTGAGCCTGCTCGACGCCAAGCGGGGTGACATCGGCTCCACGATGGACGGCTACGCCGACGCCTACCTCCGGGTCGGTGCCCCGCTCGGTGCGGACGCGGTGACGCTGTCGCCCTACCTCGGGTTCGAGGCGCTGGAACCGGCGTTCGTCGCGGCCGGCGAGGCCGGACGCGGGGTGTTCGTGCTGGCCAGGACGTCGAACCCGGAGGGGGCGCCGGTGCAGCTGGCCACCGTGCCGGGCGGCGGGACGCTGGCCCAGTCGGTGGTCGACGCCGCCGCGGCCCGCAACGCCGGTGCCGGTGCCTGCGGCGCCGAGACCGATCCGGGCGGCCCGCAGCCGTGTGGTGACGTCGGCGTCGTGGTCGGCGGGACCCGCGACCACGGACTGGACCTGTCCGGGCTGTACGGCCCGGTGCTGGTGCCGGGGCTCGGGGCGCAGGGTGCCAGCCCGGCCGACGTCGTCTCCCGGTTCGCCGGCACCGCGGGCCCGGTGCTCCCGGTGGCCGCGCGCTCGGTGCTGCGGGCCGGGCCCGACGCCGGCGCGTTGCGGGACGCGGCGCGGGCGCTGGGGGAGGAGCTGACCTCGGCGAGCGCCGGCTCGCACTGA
- the bldD gene encoding transcriptional regulator BldD, with translation MGDYAKALGGKLRAIRQQQGLSLHGVEQKSGGRWKAVVVGSYERGDRAVTVQKLAELADFYGVPVAELLPEGRIPSGSEPATKIVINLERLQQLPADKVGPLARYAAAIQSQRGDYNGKVLSIRAEDLRSLAIIYDMSPGELTDQLIEWGVLPPEARPGQPVA, from the coding sequence ATGGGCGACTACGCCAAGGCGCTCGGGGGCAAGCTCCGGGCGATCAGACAGCAGCAGGGGCTGTCGCTGCACGGCGTCGAGCAGAAGTCGGGTGGCCGCTGGAAGGCGGTCGTCGTCGGCTCCTACGAGCGCGGCGACCGGGCGGTCACCGTGCAGAAGCTGGCGGAACTCGCCGACTTCTACGGCGTGCCCGTGGCGGAACTGCTCCCCGAGGGGCGCATCCCGTCCGGCAGCGAGCCCGCCACCAAGATCGTGATCAATCTGGAGCGGCTGCAACAGCTCCCGGCGGACAAGGTGGGCCCGCTGGCCCGCTACGCCGCGGCCATCCAGAGCCAGCGCGGTGACTACAACGGCAAGGTGCTGTCCATCCGCGCCGAGGACCTGCGCTCACTCGCGATCATCTACGACATGTCCCCCGGCGAGCTGACCGACCAGCTCATCGAGTGGGGTGTGCTCCCGCCCGAGGCGAGGCCCGGGCAGCCGGTGGCATGA
- the pyrR gene encoding bifunctional pyr operon transcriptional regulator/uracil phosphoribosyltransferase PyrR produces the protein MALNRRGDVGAQDPGRELLSAADVTRTVARIAHQIIEKTAFGTDRPDDLVLLGVPTRGVHLAHRLAAAITDFAGVAPAVGSVDATLYRDDLRRGPARALESTAMPEGGVDDKLVVLVDDVLMSGRTTRAALDALRDEGRPRIVQLAVLVDRGHRELPIRADYVGKNVPTSRSEQILLSLTEIDGSDGVWVGRGESA, from the coding sequence GTGGCGCTGAACCGCCGCGGGGACGTCGGAGCCCAGGATCCTGGGCGAGAGCTGCTCTCGGCGGCCGACGTGACCCGCACCGTCGCGCGCATCGCGCACCAGATCATCGAGAAGACCGCGTTCGGCACCGACCGGCCGGACGACCTCGTCCTGCTCGGCGTCCCGACCCGCGGGGTCCATCTCGCGCACCGGCTGGCCGCCGCCATCACCGACTTCGCGGGCGTCGCCCCGGCCGTCGGCTCGGTGGACGCCACCCTCTACCGCGACGACCTGCGCCGCGGCCCGGCCCGTGCGCTGGAGTCGACCGCCATGCCCGAGGGCGGCGTGGACGACAAGCTGGTCGTGCTCGTCGACGACGTCCTGATGTCGGGCCGCACCACCCGTGCCGCGCTGGACGCCCTGCGCGACGAGGGGCGGCCGCGGATCGTGCAGCTGGCCGTGCTCGTCGACCGCGGGCACCGCGAGCTGCCGATCCGGGCGGACTACGTCGGCAAGAACGTCCCGACCTCCCGGTCGGAGCAGATCCTGCTCTCGCTCACCGAGATCGACGGCAGCGACGGCGTGTGGGTCGGTCGGGGGGAGTCCGCGTGA
- the gmk gene encoding guanylate kinase, which produces MTDTSSDAPATAGRSGRPGRGRLLVLAGPSGVGKSSVVAGLREALPELLFSVSATTRPARPGELDGRDYHFVSAERFDALIERGDLLEWAEVHGGLQRSGTPRAYVEEGLAAGRPVLVEVDLQGARSVKRVLPEAVTVFVAPPSMEELARRLTDRGTDTPEQRQRRLRTAIEEMDARGEFDQVVVNDDLQAVIARLVALAVDRDAV; this is translated from the coding sequence GTGACCGACACCTCCTCCGACGCCCCGGCGACCGCCGGCCGGTCCGGCCGTCCCGGCCGCGGGCGTCTGCTCGTGCTGGCCGGCCCGTCCGGGGTGGGGAAGAGCAGCGTGGTCGCGGGTCTGCGCGAGGCGTTGCCGGAGCTGCTGTTCAGCGTGTCCGCGACCACCCGGCCGGCCCGGCCGGGTGAGCTGGACGGCCGGGACTACCACTTCGTCTCCGCCGAGCGGTTCGACGCGCTGATCGAGCGCGGTGACCTGCTCGAGTGGGCCGAGGTGCACGGCGGGCTGCAGCGCTCCGGCACGCCGCGGGCCTACGTCGAGGAGGGCCTGGCCGCCGGGCGGCCGGTGCTCGTCGAGGTGGACCTGCAGGGGGCGCGCTCGGTGAAGCGGGTCCTGCCGGAGGCCGTCACCGTGTTCGTCGCGCCGCCCTCGATGGAGGAGCTGGCGCGCCGGTTGACCGACCGGGGCACCGACACCCCGGAACAACGGCAGCGCCGGCTGCGGACCGCCATCGAGGAGATGGACGCCCGCGGCGAGTTCGACCAGGTCGTGGTCAACGACGACCTGCAGGCCGTGATCGCACGGTTGGTAGCATTGGCGGTCGACCGCGACGCGGTGTGA
- the rpoZ gene encoding DNA-directed RNA polymerase subunit omega encodes MSTPIATTAPEGITNPPIDDLLGQVSSKYALVIYAAKRARQINDYYSQLGEGLLEYVGPLVEPGPREKPLSIAMREIQAGVLEHTEGE; translated from the coding sequence TTGAGCACCCCCATCGCCACCACCGCCCCCGAGGGCATCACCAACCCGCCGATCGACGACCTGCTCGGCCAGGTCAGCTCGAAGTACGCGCTGGTCATCTACGCGGCCAAGCGCGCCCGGCAGATCAACGACTACTACTCCCAGCTCGGCGAGGGCCTGCTGGAGTACGTCGGCCCGCTCGTCGAGCCGGGTCCGCGCGAGAAGCCGCTCTCGATCGCCATGCGTGAGATCCAGGCCGGCGTGCTCGAGCACACCGAGGGCGAGTAG
- the mihF gene encoding integration host factor, actinobacterial type produces the protein MALPQLTEEQRAAALEKAAAARKARAELKDRLKRGGTTLEEVLKKAETDEVLGKMKVSALLEALPNVGKVRAQQIMEELEIASSRRLRGLGDRQRKALLERYPS, from the coding sequence GTGGCCCTTCCCCAGCTGACCGAGGAACAGCGCGCCGCCGCGCTGGAGAAAGCTGCGGCCGCGCGCAAGGCTCGGGCCGAGCTGAAGGACCGCCTGAAGCGCGGTGGCACCACCCTGGAGGAGGTGCTCAAGAAGGCCGAGACCGACGAGGTGCTCGGCAAGATGAAGGTGTCCGCGCTCCTCGAGGCCCTGCCGAACGTGGGCAAGGTCCGCGCGCAGCAGATCATGGAGGAGCTCGAGATCGCGAGCAGCCGCCGGCTGCGCGGTCTCGGCGACCGCCAGCGCAAGGCCCTGCTCGAGCGCTACCCGAGCTGA
- a CDS encoding dihydroorotase: MADLLITNARPYGEDPVDVLVTDGVVATIGTGLTAPDGVEVLDAKGAVLLPGLVDLHVHLREPGGEESETIETGSRAAALGGFTAVFAMPNTDPVADSDVVVEHVHRRGAEIGLVDVHPVGAVTVGLGGTQLAELGTMADSRAGVRMFSDDGRCVNDPLIMRRALEYASALGVVIAQHAEDHRLTGGAQAHEGAVAARLGLAGWPATAEETIVARDCALAREANARLHVCHISTARTIDVLRAAKAQGVQVSAEVTPHHLLLTDSRLSGYDPVNKVNPPLRTAEDTRAMREALAEGVIDVVATDHAPHASQYKDTEWQAAKPGMLGLQTALSVLVETMVEPGLLDWHGVARVLSERPAEIGRLPDQGRPVAEGEPATFALVDPDAVWTVRGANLASKAANTPYEGMRLPGAVVATILRGRITAQDGKVLR, translated from the coding sequence ATGGCCGACCTGCTGATCACCAACGCCCGGCCCTACGGCGAGGACCCGGTCGACGTGCTCGTCACCGACGGCGTCGTGGCCACGATCGGGACCGGGCTGACCGCCCCCGACGGCGTCGAGGTCCTCGACGCGAAGGGTGCGGTCCTGCTGCCGGGCCTGGTGGACCTGCACGTCCACCTGCGCGAGCCGGGCGGCGAGGAGTCCGAGACGATCGAGACGGGCAGCCGCGCCGCCGCGCTCGGCGGGTTCACCGCGGTGTTCGCGATGCCGAACACCGACCCGGTGGCCGACTCCGACGTCGTCGTCGAGCACGTGCACCGCCGCGGCGCCGAGATCGGCCTGGTCGACGTCCACCCGGTCGGCGCGGTCACCGTCGGCCTGGGCGGGACCCAGCTCGCCGAGCTGGGCACCATGGCCGACTCGCGGGCCGGGGTCCGGATGTTCTCCGACGACGGCCGCTGCGTGAACGACCCGCTGATCATGCGCCGCGCCCTGGAGTACGCCTCCGCGCTCGGTGTCGTGATCGCCCAGCACGCCGAGGACCACCGCCTCACCGGCGGGGCCCAGGCCCACGAGGGTGCGGTCGCCGCGCGGCTCGGCCTGGCCGGCTGGCCCGCCACGGCCGAGGAGACGATCGTCGCCCGGGACTGCGCGCTGGCCCGCGAGGCGAACGCCCGGCTGCACGTGTGCCACATCTCCACCGCCCGCACCATCGACGTGCTGCGCGCGGCGAAGGCCCAGGGCGTGCAGGTGTCCGCCGAGGTCACCCCGCACCACCTGCTGCTGACCGACAGCCGGCTGTCCGGGTACGACCCGGTCAACAAGGTGAACCCGCCGCTGCGCACCGCGGAGGACACCCGGGCGATGCGGGAGGCACTGGCCGAGGGCGTGATCGACGTCGTCGCGACCGACCACGCCCCGCACGCGTCGCAGTACAAGGACACCGAGTGGCAGGCCGCGAAGCCGGGCATGCTCGGCCTGCAGACCGCGCTGTCGGTGCTGGTCGAGACCATGGTGGAGCCGGGCCTGCTGGACTGGCACGGTGTCGCGCGGGTGCTCTCCGAGCGCCCCGCGGAGATCGGGAGACTGCCCGACCAGGGCCGTCCGGTCGCGGAGGGGGAACCGGCCACGTTCGCGCTGGTCGACCCGGACGCGGTGTGGACGGTCCGGGGGGCGAACCTGGCGAGCAAGGCGGCGAACACGCCGTACGAGGGAATGCGGCTGCCCGGAGCGGTGGTCGCGACGATTCTGCGTGGCCGGATCACGGCGCAGGACGGGAAGGTTCTCAGATGA
- the carB gene encoding carbamoyl-phosphate synthase large subunit: MPRRDDINHVMVIGSGPIVIGQACEFDYSGTQACRVLQAEGIRVSLVNSNPATIMTDPEFADATYVEPITPEFVEKVIAAERPDAILATLGGQTALNTAIALHDNGVLERYGVELIGADVDAIQRGEDRLKFKDIVTGIGGDVPRSKVCHSMEEVREATAELGLPVVIRPSFTMGGLGSGLAHSAEELERLAGAGLAASPVTEVLIEESVLGWKEYELELMRDHHDNVVVICSIENLDPMGVHTGDSITVAPAMTLTDREYQHMRDVGIAVLRAVGVETGGCNIQFAIHPETGRLVVIEMNPRVSRSSALASKATGFPIAKIAARLAVGYSLDEIRNDITGETLAAFEPTLDYVAVKIPRFAFEKFPGADPELTTTMKSVGEAMALGRSFPEALGKALRSMERDQAGFWTTPDPSGEPDYATPVDGRIYELERALRSGQSVDDVAKTSGVDPWFVDQIALLGEIRAELEAAPVLDADLLRRAKRYGLSDRQLAAVRPEFAGEDGVRSLRHRLGIRPVYKTVDTCAAEFAAKTPYHYSAYETDPAAESEIAPQTEKPKVLILGSGPNRIGQGIEFDYSCVHAVMALRDAGFETVMVNCNPETVSTDYDTADRLYFEPLTFEDVLEVVHAEQVSGTVAGVIVQLGGQTPLGLAQKLTDAGVPVVGTSAAAIDLAEDRGAFGEVLGKAGLPAPAFGTATSFSGAREIAERIGYPVLVRPSYVLGGRGMEIVYDDATLAGYIARATTISPDRPVLVDKFLDDAIEIDVDALCDGEQVYLGGVMEHIEEAGVHSGDSSCTLPPITLGSSVLEKVREATTAIAHGVGVRGLLNVQYALHGDVLYVLEANPRASRTVPFVSKATSVPLAKAAARIMLGTTIAELRAEGVLPATGDGGQLPADSPVAVKEAVLPFNRFRNTAGQGVDPLLGPEMKSTGEVMGFDSAFGRAFAKSQAAAYGSLPTSGRVFVSIADRDKRAMVFPIRRLADIGFEILATEGTAEVLRRNGIDVTPARKHSMGSGPDTPTIVDEILAGSVDLIVNTPVGNPGPRVDGYEIRAAAVSRGVPCVTTVQGAAAAVQGIEALASGGLGVRSLQQAHAELRAAEERS; encoded by the coding sequence ATGCCCCGCCGCGACGACATCAACCACGTCATGGTGATCGGCTCCGGGCCGATCGTCATCGGCCAGGCCTGCGAGTTCGACTACTCCGGGACCCAGGCCTGCCGGGTGCTGCAGGCCGAGGGCATCCGGGTCTCCCTGGTGAACTCCAACCCGGCGACGATCATGACCGACCCGGAGTTCGCCGACGCCACCTACGTCGAGCCGATCACCCCGGAGTTCGTCGAGAAGGTCATCGCCGCCGAGCGCCCGGACGCGATCCTGGCCACCCTGGGCGGCCAGACCGCGCTGAACACCGCGATCGCCCTGCACGACAACGGTGTCCTGGAGCGCTACGGCGTCGAGCTCATCGGGGCCGACGTCGACGCCATCCAGCGCGGCGAGGACCGGCTGAAGTTCAAGGACATCGTCACCGGGATCGGCGGCGACGTCCCGCGCTCGAAGGTCTGCCACTCCATGGAGGAGGTCCGGGAGGCCACCGCCGAGCTGGGCCTGCCGGTCGTCATCCGGCCGTCGTTCACCATGGGCGGGCTCGGCTCGGGCCTGGCCCACTCCGCCGAGGAGCTGGAGCGCCTGGCCGGTGCCGGGCTCGCGGCCAGCCCGGTAACCGAGGTCCTCATCGAGGAGTCGGTGCTCGGCTGGAAGGAGTACGAGCTCGAGCTGATGCGCGACCACCACGACAACGTGGTCGTCATCTGCTCCATCGAGAACCTCGACCCGATGGGCGTGCACACCGGGGACTCGATCACCGTCGCCCCGGCGATGACCCTCACCGACCGCGAGTACCAGCACATGCGCGACGTCGGCATCGCCGTGCTGCGCGCGGTCGGCGTCGAGACCGGTGGCTGCAACATCCAGTTCGCGATCCACCCCGAGACCGGCCGCCTGGTCGTGATCGAGATGAACCCGCGGGTCTCCCGGTCCTCGGCGCTGGCGTCGAAGGCCACCGGCTTCCCGATCGCGAAGATCGCCGCCCGGCTCGCCGTCGGCTACAGCCTCGACGAGATCCGCAACGACATCACCGGCGAGACCCTCGCCGCGTTCGAGCCGACGCTGGACTACGTCGCGGTCAAGATCCCGCGGTTCGCGTTCGAGAAGTTCCCCGGCGCCGACCCGGAACTGACGACGACCATGAAGTCGGTCGGCGAGGCGATGGCGCTGGGGCGCTCGTTCCCCGAGGCGCTGGGCAAGGCGCTGCGCTCGATGGAGCGCGACCAGGCCGGTTTCTGGACCACGCCGGACCCGTCCGGCGAGCCGGACTACGCGACCCCGGTCGACGGGCGCATCTACGAGCTGGAGCGCGCACTGCGCTCGGGACAGTCGGTCGACGACGTCGCCAAGACCTCCGGCGTCGACCCGTGGTTCGTCGACCAGATCGCGCTGCTCGGTGAGATCCGGGCCGAGCTGGAGGCGGCACCGGTGCTCGACGCCGACCTGCTGCGCCGGGCGAAGCGCTACGGCCTGTCCGACCGCCAGCTCGCCGCCGTCCGGCCGGAGTTCGCCGGTGAGGACGGGGTCCGGTCGTTGCGCCACCGGCTCGGCATCCGGCCGGTCTACAAGACCGTCGACACCTGCGCCGCCGAGTTCGCCGCGAAGACGCCGTACCACTACTCGGCCTACGAGACCGACCCGGCGGCCGAGTCGGAGATCGCCCCGCAGACCGAGAAGCCGAAGGTGCTCATCCTCGGGTCCGGCCCGAACCGGATCGGGCAGGGCATCGAGTTCGACTACTCCTGCGTGCACGCCGTCATGGCACTGCGCGACGCCGGGTTCGAGACCGTGATGGTCAACTGCAACCCGGAGACGGTCTCCACCGACTACGACACCGCCGACCGTCTCTACTTCGAGCCGCTGACCTTCGAGGACGTCCTCGAGGTCGTGCACGCCGAGCAGGTCTCGGGCACGGTCGCCGGGGTCATCGTGCAGCTCGGTGGCCAGACCCCGCTGGGGCTGGCGCAGAAGCTGACCGACGCCGGCGTGCCGGTCGTCGGCACCTCGGCGGCGGCGATCGACCTGGCCGAGGACCGCGGCGCGTTCGGTGAGGTGCTGGGCAAGGCCGGGCTGCCCGCTCCGGCGTTCGGCACCGCCACCAGCTTCTCCGGTGCCCGGGAGATCGCCGAGCGGATCGGCTACCCGGTGCTGGTGCGGCCGTCCTACGTGCTGGGCGGGCGGGGGATGGAGATCGTCTACGACGACGCCACCCTCGCCGGGTACATCGCCAGGGCGACGACGATCTCCCCGGACCGCCCGGTGCTCGTCGACAAGTTCCTCGACGACGCGATCGAGATCGACGTCGACGCCCTGTGCGACGGCGAGCAGGTCTACCTCGGTGGTGTGATGGAGCACATCGAGGAGGCCGGGGTGCACTCCGGTGACTCCTCCTGCACGCTGCCGCCGATCACGCTCGGCTCCTCGGTGCTGGAGAAGGTCCGGGAGGCGACGACGGCGATCGCGCACGGCGTCGGTGTCCGCGGCCTGCTCAACGTGCAGTACGCGCTGCACGGCGACGTGCTCTACGTGCTGGAGGCCAACCCGCGGGCGTCGCGGACGGTGCCGTTCGTCTCGAAGGCGACGTCGGTGCCGCTGGCCAAGGCCGCGGCCCGGATCATGCTCGGCACCACCATCGCCGAGCTGCGCGCCGAGGGCGTGCTCCCCGCGACCGGGGACGGCGGGCAGCTGCCCGCGGACTCGCCGGTCGCGGTCAAGGAGGCGGTGCTGCCGTTCAACCGGTTCCGCAACACCGCCGGTCAGGGCGTCGACCCGCTGCTCGGCCCGGAGATGAAGTCCACCGGTGAGGTCATGGGCTTCGACTCCGCCTTCGGCCGGGCGTTCGCCAAGTCGCAGGCAGCCGCGTACGGCTCGCTGCCGACCTCCGGCCGGGTCTTCGTGTCGATCGCCGACCGGGACAAGCGCGCGATGGTGTTCCCGATCCGGCGTCTCGCGGACATCGGGTTCGAGATCCTCGCCACCGAGGGCACGGCAGAGGTGCTGCGCCGCAACGGGATCGACGTGACCCCGGCGCGCAAGCACTCGATGGGCTCCGGGCCGGACACGCCCACGATCGTCGACGAGATCCTCGCCGGCTCGGTCGATCTCATCGTCAACACGCCGGTCGGCAACCCCGGCCCGCGGGTCGACGGCTACGAGATCCGGGCGGCCGCGGTCTCCCGCGGTGTCCCGTGCGTGACGACCGTGCAGGGGGCCGCGGCCGCGGTCCAGGGGATCGAGGCACTCGCCTCCGGCGGTCTCGGCGTCCGGTCGCTGCAGCAGGCACACGCCGAGCTGCGGGCCGCGGAGGAACGCTCGTGA